The genome window tccgaaaaatattttacgggaaccaaacacagcctaaatcaaaatattttcttgaatataAGTTCTTTTATGGAAACATGAACTTCAGCCTGTCCACAAAAATTTGTACTTATAAACTTTTAGAATTGGGCAGTCTAATTGGTAAAGCTTCCCTaaacctaaagaagaaaaaaaaggttagtaatttcaaaattgttttcaatttcccatTTTATTTGTGTCCAAGACTCCAACCCTCCCTTATCATCATCCATTTGCATTACATTTGCTCCCCTCTCTGCTCTCAGTAACAGAGCAAAATGCTGGCCACACTCCAACCCCCACGCACCCTCTCTCGCTTCCCTCTCTACTTAACCTCACGCCCGGTCACTCTCTGCACTCTCACCGCCCAATCCCCGCCCTCCACGTCTCCACCAACCCAACCCCCACACTCCCAAATCCTCTCCATCCGCCACTCCCTCCTCACTCGCCAAGTCACCGCCGCCCAACTCGCCGAGTCCCACCTCTCCCGCCTCCGGCTCACGGAGCCCCAGCTCAAGTCCTTCCTCCACGTCTCCGACTCCGACGCCGTTTTGCGGCAGGCCGCCCTCTTGGACCAGAGGATCGCCAATGGCGAGGAGGTGGGCCCGCTCGCCGGAGTGGTGGTCGGGGTCAAGGACAACATATGTACGGCCGATATGCCCTCCACCGGTGGGTCCCGCGTGCTCGAAGGGTATCGGCCGGCGTACGATGCGACGGCGGTGAGGAAGATAAAGGAATTGGGAGGCATTGTGGTTGGGAAGACCAATTTGGATGAGTTTGGCATGGGTAGCACCACTGAAGCCTCTGCTTTTCAGGTTTttacttctaatttttttttctgggttttatttaATTGAGTTCATATTTAGTGGGACTGCTTTTGGTTCTTGTTTTTGATATTCATAGAATAATGAAATAGAGTACACAATGCAATGTGGAATGTGTAtattcaataaataataaaacagtttctttatttttttttattgtatgttTTTAAGTTTATAAAACAGAAAGCAATGTAAATTTGTTATCaaatatgttttcaaaaatgttGTCTTTTGACAACATCAACATTCAAAACGCCGTTTTCTGTTTAAGAAAAATAAGGCCATTCAAAacatggtaatttttttttctttgaaaaaaactatttttagatattgtttattattataatgtttttatatatttttttaatagctgGCCTGATTGAACTAAAATTTCAAGTAGTTTGGGATGTGTTGCCCAATTGGTAACTGGGGTTGGTTTACTCAGGTGGTGCATATGTTCATTCGTTAGGTGACTGCAAATCCATGGGATGTGTCTCGGGTGCCAGGTGGATCATCAGGAGGCTCTGCGGCTGCTGTTTCTGCTAGGCAGTGTGTCGTGTCACTGGGAAGCGATACTGGTGGAAGTGTAAGGCAGCCAGCATCATTTTGTGGCGTTGTTGGATTGAAGCCAACGTATGGACGCGTCTCAAGATATGGACTGATGGCGTATGCGTCATCGCTTGATGTTATTGGCTGCTTTGGTTCATCAGTTGCTGATACTGGGATTCTTCTTCATGCGATTTCTGGCCATGATAGACTTGATGCCACAAGTAGTAAGCGAGTAAGGGACTCTTATACCATTGTTTTTTATGTACTCTTATGGTCTTCTGCTTACTTGCAAGGGATCCAATTATGATCTTAATTTGTACCCCCTGATATTTTCCAAACCAGTCGCTCATGAAGAGAATTAATTGAGTTCTATGTGTAGTAAGGGATtgaatttatgtaatttttcttatttagtaCACCTAACAGTAGTTTGGTTAGTTCCATTTGAAGATTTACCATGTATGGTGTAAGCAAGAAGCTAATCTTCTGAGTATGTATTGTGTGTGaatgttttggttttaaaagAAGGCTTTTTGATCTGAATGTACTGATGTTGAAGACTTCAATATTAGATTATTGTGTGACATGCATTTTTTTGGGTGTCGTGTAAATGATGTAATGTTATTGCATTTGGagttctattttaattttgtaaaatgttttctcaGGAAGTTCCAGACTTTGCATCTCAATTTGCTTCCATAAATTTGTTGGAATCTAAACCATTGAAGGGACTGAGGGTTGGTGTGATACGTGAAACTCTTGATGAAGGTGTTGATACTGGAGTAATTTCTGCAATTCATGGTGCTGCTTCGCATCTAGAAGAACTAGGATGCTCTGTAACAGAGGTCTacttttgttatttatattccTTACAACCTCTGTCTGCTCTAACTCCTCTAGTTCACTCCATAATTGTATGCATATCCTTTTCACGTCTTTACAACCTTCTGTAAATATTAAATTGCAGATCTCATTACCATCTTTCTCCCTTGGGTTGCCTGCCTATTATATTCTTGCATCATCTGAATCATCCTCCAACTTATCTCGTTATGATGGTGTCAGGTAATATGCTGAGAGATTTCTATTGTACATTGATGTTTGTATCTATGATTTATGAAAAGTATTCAGATAAAATCTTCTTGCACATACAAAGTAAAAGAACACTTTAAATACTTGAGAATCAGATAATTCTAAATtgactcacacacacacacatgcgtgcaaatatataaatatatgcgtagagagagaaaggggacctctaacaagatttttttttttttagcaggGCAATTGTTCTGAAAAGACCGATTGCCCAGGTACTGTTAATAATACCACTTACAGAAATGAAAATCCATTAAAAGAACCCCCAATAATTTATTGGGCGCTGTACAAAACATTTGAGATACAGGAAAGACATTCCACAATGTGACAAAAAGTTAGCAtagttttataatttcaagACTAAGTATAAATATAGAAAACTCAATAAATATGAGGCCCTTTGGCAATATAGCATCTCCTTTGAAAATGGAGGAAAGGCATTCTGAAATATCAATTGCTAATTCTCTCTACATGTTGTACATTAGAATTGTAGATAAGCAagtacctatcaaaaaaaaaaaaaaaaagagaattgtAGATAAGCAAGTGAATTCTCATCTTTGTTATCTATATCAATATCCAGGTATGGGAACCAAGCTGTCGCTGACGAGCTAAACTCTCTTTATGGGGATTCTCGAGCTAAAGGATTTGGTCCTGAGGTACATGAACTTTTTAGGTGGCTAGTCAGAAACTCTTTTTATGCTATAATTTTGCTTGGGTTGTGAAGATCTCATAAATAGGCACCTAATACTGGACTTCATCAGTTAGTTAGCTTTTAAAGAAACTCTATATTAGACTTTTACTGGGTCAGCGGTTTTGAAGAAAACAGAGTCTACATGTTTGCAGGTCAAAATGAGAATTCTTATGGGAACATATGGCCTTTCTGCTGGTTATTATGATGCATATTACAAGCGTGCCCAGCAGGTACTACAATTATTGTGCTATGTGTTTCATTTATGAGGTGTGATTTGTCTCTTAACCTGGTTAAGATAATTTGATGGTCAGGAGTCACCCTATATTAGAACTTCTCATGTGTTCCaatttcatatattgaagaaaaTAGGAAATCTGACCCATTGTACCAGGGTAATCATAGGCTTATCTGATGTCAATCTTACTATCTTTGTGTTTCTAATGACTATAATCTTATTGTTACAGCAATGATTCTGGAATTTCTAATCATATAAAATGGATAATCAATATTATAAATCTTTGTCGATTCTTTTTAAGGCTGATATGTTTTTGACATGATCCCCTTAAAGCTTTATGGCGTCCAAGAAGAAATTTATGATTGTAATAGTGTTTTAGGTGAGGACCATAATACAGAAAAGTTTCAAGACAGCACTTGATGAAAATGATATCCTAATTTCACCTGCTGCTCCATCTGCTGCTTATAAGATAGGTATGCTGCTTCCatcttttattttggttgttaaTAGTGTGTTTCTTTCAGTGGATAACCCAATTGCTTGTCATGTTTACAGGTGAGAAAATAGATGATCCATTGGCAATGTATGCAGGCGACATCATGACTGTGAGCATTTTAACACTGCTTTGtgtgctggttttttttttttttttttttcaataaatttttttgcttgttctTCATTTTTGCCTGTTCATTCTCCTTCGATAGATAAAGAGGGAGAATATATCTTGATTTATTTCttgagtaatgtatttcatGAAAGTGAAACATGAAAATGACCTAAACTAGATTTTTAATAACAGAAATTGGAATTTTTGTCAGGATTTAATTGCCAATAGAGACCTAGGATGAGgttgtgataaaaaaatttatttctaaagTCATTCAACAGTGGTTAAAAGGAGAAACAGTGTCAGGTCAGAGCTCTGACCCTAAGTGGAGTGGGAAGGAACTACAAGATTAATGTAACTGATGCTAATATTTGATGGTTGAGATGTATGCTCATCCTCTTCCCTCGTGAGATTTGAAATCTCTATGCAAAATGGTAGGAGCCAGTGGCTCTACCTTGGCAATTTTCACCAGTTATCTCAAACCTTTATGTTTTGTTGCATGAACAATTTGCTGTTCTTAGTGCGCAAGGAATTGAATGACATACATAATGTGTGATCTTGAATATCCTATAGCCTTCTGCTTCTAGAAATAGGCTCTGGGACTTGAACCACggttaaatttcaatttcttctaGTTTGCCTCCGTGTTTTGATTTGCATATGGCTCTTGAGTTAAATAGGTTGTATGTGTTTGAATTATCATGTTGAATTATTAGTGACAAGAACTAGTCACAGGTTTTTTTCAAAGCCGTTATGGTGTCTGATTGAGCTTCTATTACCCAATTTTTGGCACCTACAAGGACCACAACCAAACTCCACGTATAATCTCTTttctacatttattttttgttctcagatagtgacttttttttttctgtcaatATAGGTCAATGTTAACTTGGCAGGGCTACCTGCATTGGTTTTGCCTTGTGGATTTGTTGAAGGGGGAACGGCAGGCCTTCCAGTTGGTCTTCAGATGATTGGTGCAGCATTTGATGAGGTACTGAAAACTTGTGTTGCAATAGATATTTTGATATTAGAATTGCAGGATAGTCCAACCCTGTTCATGTCCTTTTTGGAAGAGAGATGGGTAACAACCTGCTAAAGTTCTTTGGTAATTTAATTTTGAGGAGACGTAAGAGAGGAGTAAAGTTTaactatacaattttttttaattaaaaaaataaaaataaaaataagaatgagATAATATAGAACCATTAAGAAATACTTTCTATAAAGTTGGATATTACTTTGGCATCAGCATGCTCCTGATGGATCAAAATGATCCCACTCAATAATTCCAACTACTTGTGAAAATGCGTATTCTAAAGGCATCCAATTGCATCTTCACGTTGGGTAAATTTTAAATGGCTGATATCAAGATTCTATTCAATAATGTTTGCAGGAAAAGTTGCTCAAAGTTGGTCATATCTTTGAGCAGACTCTTCAAAATTGCAGATTTGTCCCTCCACTGATAGAAGATGACACTGCATGGTAGCTACCAATGATCTTTGATGAGGATAAAGACAATTTGTAATGCCATTGCATCCATTGATTGGAGAATTTTGAGTCATCATCAATTTGCACATGACAGTATTCAGAGCCAGCAATACCTAGATAAACTTC of Quercus lobata isolate SW786 chromosome 8, ValleyOak3.0 Primary Assembly, whole genome shotgun sequence contains these proteins:
- the LOC115957256 gene encoding glutamyl-tRNA(Gln) amidotransferase subunit A, chloroplastic/mitochondrial, with amino-acid sequence MLATLQPPRTLSRFPLYLTSRPVTLCTLTAQSPPSTSPPTQPPHSQILSIRHSLLTRQVTAAQLAESHLSRLRLTEPQLKSFLHVSDSDAVLRQAALLDQRIANGEEVGPLAGVVVGVKDNICTADMPSTGGSRVLEGYRPAYDATAVRKIKELGGIVVGKTNLDEFGMGSTTEASAFQVTANPWDVSRVPGGSSGGSAAAVSARQCVVSLGSDTGGSVRQPASFCGVVGLKPTYGRVSRYGLMAYASSLDVIGCFGSSVADTGILLHAISGHDRLDATSSKREVPDFASQFASINLLESKPLKGLRVGVIRETLDEGVDTGVISAIHGAASHLEELGCSVTEISLPSFSLGLPAYYILASSESSSNLSRYDGVRYGNQAVADELNSLYGDSRAKGFGPEVKMRILMGTYGLSAGYYDAYYKRAQQVRTIIQKSFKTALDENDILISPAAPSAAYKIGEKIDDPLAMYAGDIMTVNVNLAGLPALVLPCGFVEGGTAGLPVGLQMIGAAFDEEKLLKVGHIFEQTLQNCRFVPPLIEDDTAW